Genomic DNA from Carnobacterium inhibens subsp. inhibens DSM 13024:
AGAAACTGAGGGAATTAATGATATTTATAAAAAAATATATTTGAAAAATAACCAATCAGCTCAAAATTTAGACGAAAAAAAAGATGAGTGCAGAAAAGAACTTAGAAAAGATGTTATTAATGATAAACTTTCTCAGATTGAGTATGAAGATAATAATTATTATGACTTAAACCAAAGGATAGATGTATTGAAGGAACAATTAGTAGAAGAGAAGAAAATTCTTCAAGAATCAGATGAGAAAATTGAAACTCTAAGTAAAAAGATAGAAAAATTAGGAAAAAATCAAAAAAATGAAAAAAATGCTGCAAACCAAATAAATACGTACTTAAATAATAGGTTAGGGCAGGATGAACTTCATTTAGATATAAATAAAGATAAAAATAACCAGTATTCATTTGCTATTTTTAGACAAGGAAATCCAGCTTATAATTTAAGTGAAGGTGAAATGACACTTATTTCATTTGCTTATTATTTAGCTAGTTTAAAGACGTTGTCAGAAGACGAGAGAAAAAAAGTAATAATAGTTATTGACGATCCAATTTCTAGCTTAGACGAAAATAATATATTTTATATATACAGTCTTATTTCTGGCGAAATTATTTCAAAAGATTCTGACCAAATATTTATAACCACCCATAATTTAGATTTTTTAAAATATGTTATGAGATATAAAATTAATGCAAAACAAACTAAATATTTAATTATAAATAAAAGTAAAGAAGAAAATGGAAATTGGAGAAGTTCCATTACTCAAATGCCTAAATATATGTCTAGTAAAGTAACAGAATTTAATTTTCTTTTTGAGCAAATATATACAGTAGCTAAAGATGATATAAACGATAAAAATTACAATGTATATTATAATTTCCCTAATAATGCTAGAAAATTTTTAGAAGCACTATTATTTTTTAAATATCCAAGCTATATAGATGAAAAAAATGATAGCCTATGGAGATTTAAAAAATTCTTTGGAGAAGGTATAGAAGAGACTTTTATAAACAGAATTAATAATGAGTATTCACATGGCATGGATAGATTTGATAGAGTATCTCAAAAGCTTAATTCATCAGAATTTAGTAAAGATGCAACTCTGATTTTGAGAACTATAAAATCAAAAGATTACGATCAATATGAAAGTTTTCTTAACAATTCTAAGTTATCAGATTGTAATTGGAATTAGTTGTTTAACTCATTAGTTAACATAATCACCATTAACAAAAGTACTCATAACCCTAATTAATTTTATAACTAATATTTTCTGAATCATAAAAGCTAGTTGTAGGCATATTTTTAGCCCTATAACTAGCTTTTATTTATGCTTAAAGAAGAATAAACAAGAAAGGTGGGATGATTATGTCTGATCGTTTAGCGTTAGCTTTAAGAGTTTTAGAAGGGAATAAAGTTCTTGTTTACCTTCCTGAAGAGAAAAAAGAAGTAGAAATTCTGGTAGAAGAGTATATTTTTGCAGATCTGAAAGAAAATATAAGTAATGAAGAAGGCTATTATTTACTTTTAGAAACAGAATCTGATGGAGTTGTTGAGCATGGAGAACTCATCTAATACATTTCATAAATGGTTATTGAAAACACTACACGAGAATGAGTTAATGTTGGAATTAAAGGATATAACGCTAAAAAATGAGCTTCAGCATAGTTCATAATTTTTGAACGATTTCTTAGTCGATGATTGGTTTAGTAGCGAAGAGGGTACTACTATTGCCGATCAAGTTGAAATTAATTTAGACAGACAAAGGGAAAATCATCTTCAGAAAGATTTTCCGTTATTTATAGCAGGAAATCTTGAATTAACGGTTTCAAAAAGTACAAAGAATAAAATGTATCAAGTTACAACGTTTAATCATACAGGAGCATTATCAGATCATCAGGAGAATTCATTAAAAGGCTGTTTGAAGTATTTAAAAGAATTAAATACCTATCCTTTAGATAAACACCTGTCAAGCTACTTTAGCCAAGAGGGGAGTATAGCAATGGCCAACCAGTATAAAAAAAGTTCAGAAGCTGAAAAGAAGAAAGAAATTGACCAACTAACCGAAAAAATGACTACACAAGTTCAAACTTATACAGAAACACCTGAACAGATGACGGAATTACTTGATTTTATGAGCCAGTTCAGAGATTACTCTATCCGGAATCAATTCATGATTCGCTCGCAGCATAAAGGAGCAAATGGAGTAGCATCCTATCAACGATTTAAAGAATTAGGCTTTCCAGTTCAAAAAGGAGAAAAAGGGATTAAAATTTGGGTTCCAATGACTGTTACCCAGTTTAAAACTAAAGATGGTGAATGGAAAAATCAAACGAAAGCAACGATAGAAGAAAAGGAATGGATAAAGAAAAATCAGTCTACAGATAACGTCAAAACATTTACGCGTTTTAAGTTAGGGACGGTTTTTGACGTGACACAAACACACGCGAAACCAGAAGATTATCCAGCTATTTTCCCAAATAAAAAGAATCAGTTTGATTTTGGAGGGAAAGACTTAGATTTATTGAATCAATCACTACTGGAGTATTCAAATAGCACTAATATTCCAATAATTAAAGAGCCGTTTCGTGATTCGGCTGCTAAGGGGTATTATATGCCGTCTACACATTCTATTACCCTTAATACTAAAAATACAGAAACCGAGAATGTACACACGTTAATTCATGAATTAGCACATGCTGAGATGCATAATAATAAAAAAATGAAAAATAAAGAGTTAACTATGCAGGCAGCTCCTGTTCTTGAATACCAAGCAGAAATGACAGCGTATGTAGTAGGGAAATATTACGGACTAGATACAGAAAATCATTCCTTACGGTACATATCCAATTGGACGGATAATTTAGAAAAAGTTGAGGATAAAATAACCTCTTTATCAGAAGTGAAAAAAGCTTCTGGAAAATTAATTGATCAACTAGATTTGATTATTGAACAAACAACCGAAAGTAAACAAGTACTGATCCCCGACAAGGACGAAGTGATTGCTAAAAAGTTAGGATTTTTGACAGATCAAAACAATCAAAATCAATACAATCAATTGAAAGATACAACTCTTAAAATAAACACCATTCAACCGTTAAAAAATAACCCTAACGGTAAGTTAACTCTTTATTCGATTGAACTCGTCTCTAAGGAACAGACATTTGATTATGTTATGGCTACGGGTAAAGATAAAAAAGAGATTGCAACCACTTGGGTAGGAGAAAAGACAGCTGATGAATGGTTAAAAGAAGACGTTAAATATCGCGTGTTAGATAAGGATCTGAATCAAGAATTGAATACGGAAAAAATAAAGGATTTAATTAAACTAGCCGAAAATGAAAAAGTACCGATGAATATTTTTTCAACTCAATTTAACACTGATACTAAGAAAGTATCTTCTCCATCATTATGAAAATAATGATTAATTTAAAATTAAATGAGTAAGGTTAAAAGGATGGAATAACTGTTACCAATCAGTTATTCCATCCTTTATTTTTTTTATTGCTATCAAAGGATTGAAAAAAACTGAATGTATCCTTTTATAACTATATGTAAAATTTTAGATGGGTTTCGCGTATTCATTGTGTAGTAGTAAGTTAATTGTCCGACTTACTACTACCATCTAATGAATGTATTTAAACGTATACTAATTAATGAGAATTTAACCATTCATGCCCTTTTTCTTGAGCTTCTTCTTCAGTAAATTCATCCATATTTTGAAACATAGCATCCCATAATTTATCAGCTTGATCTTTATCTCATTTAAGATCTTTTCAAGCCAATAACATATAACCTAAAGCTTGTTTATTAGTCATTCTTAATCATCAATTCTTGTTTTTTTAAATACCTTTCTTCTACATTATAACTTTTAAAATTAATTTTCTTAATTTTTTAAAGAGTAGTTAACTATTTAAATTTATTAGTCTTATTCGCATTCACATAACTTGAAAACATCTTTAATAATTCTTCTGTTTCTGCAACTGATAACTGTTCACATTCAAAATAATTTTCTAGTAAAGCGCCTTTTTGAATGAGTCTTCTCGTTCGTTCTTTTCGTTCCTTTTGAGAGTCTAATTGAATGGATCGTTCGACTCGATTGATTTCTTGTTGCAGTTGTTTAAAGTGATTACTCATAGGTTTAACCTACTGTAGGTGAATCAACTGAATTACTAGAATTTAAAGATTGATCTTCATTCATTAAATCATAGCTATCTTTTAAATTACTTACAAATTCTTTTATTTCATTTTTTGTTAAAGATTCGTAGTTTAAATCAAATTGGCTAATCAATTCTTTTCCTAAAGTATTTTCAATTTTTTCTTTTTCCTCTAATAACTCTTTTTTTAATTTTTCAATTTGTTCTAATTTTTTTGAAATGTTTGTCATGGTGTGTTTCCTCCCTTAATCTTTAAATAACTATACAAACTAGTATGACAGAAAGATAAATAATTGTAAAAGAAAAAGCAAGGTGGTAAAATAGTCCCTGTAAAGGGCGCACTTATACACGATTATTTCCGAAGGAAATAATCGTGTTATGCTCGAATTCCAATGGATTACTTATTCGCTTATTGCTCCCATCTAATTCATTGGGTGTGTGATAAAATTCGCTCTCGCTCATGTTAAGAAAGTAAGACCAGAAAGGAGATAATTTTTATGGCTATTTATCATTTATCTGCTCAATTGATATCAAGAGGAAAAGGACAGTCTGCTATTTCAAGTGCAGCTTATCGGTCTGGTGAAAAATTGTACAGTGAGCGCTATGGGGAAACAAAGTATTACCGCAGAGATGTTCAACCCGTAACTTTTCTATTGAAGCCTAATTATGCTCCTGAATGGTGTTTGAATCGTGAACAATTGTGGAATGAAGTAGAAAAAATTGAGAAGTCTAGTCGTGCTCAGTTGTCTAGAGAATTTAATGTAGCTTTACCCATTGAATTATCAAATTCAGAACAAGAAAAATTAACATTGAATTATTGTCAGAAAAACTTTGTTGATCATGGAATGGTGGCGGATATTTCAATTCATAGAGACGATGAAGTGAATCCTCATTTTCATGTCATGTTAACGACAAGACCTTTCACTAATGACGGAGAGTGGGCAGCAAAATCTAAAAGAGAAATATTGACTGATGAAGAAGGTAATGTACTGTATTATCCTAGTGGAGATAAAAAGAGCCGAAAGATTCGATCAACGGATTGGGATACAAAAGAACGGATGCAAATATGGAGAGAAAGTTGGGCTACTATGGCTAATCATTCTCTAAAAGAAAATGGAATTAATCAAAAGATCTCCGAAAAATCTTACGCTGATTTAGGTGAAGAAAAACAGCCTACCATTCATGAAGGATTTGTTGCTAGAGAGATGGAAGCCAAAGGAAAAAATAGCGACCGTATTCAAATCAATAAAGAAATTAAAGAGTCTAATGCAAAGGCAGCCATTGTTTATACGTTAAAAAAAGACGCTGAAGAAATAAAAGATACGGAGACGATTGTTCGTTCTCTTAGTCCAACAGAAAAGAAAGAAATTACTCGTTTATCAAAAGAACTGAAGACGTATATTTCATTTGATCAGATCGAAGATAAGAAGCGAATGCTGAACAATTGGTCAAATTCTGCGAGAGTAAACAATCTCTTTAAAGAAGACACGAAGACGTTGAATTTGATTGAGTCTCAAATGGAATTAGTAGAGAAAGCAGATAGCCTCATTTTAAAAGAATCTGAGCGATTACTTAAAAACTACTATCCAACCATAGATCAAAAGAACTTATCTGATTATCAGGTGAAAACTTTAGCGAATCGAACGGTAAAAGAGGACCGCGTGATCCAACCAGAAGAAGTAGAAAAGATACTGGAACATTCTAACCAACAAGAACTGTATCATGAAGTATCAAAGGTTGTTAAACGTCCTTATGATTCCTATTCAGTCTATGAAGAAAAAAACAAGCTGTTGAATCAAACGGTAGTGTCCATTGTAGAAAAATACCAGGTGGATTTCAAGGATGCAAAAACAGTAGAAAATCTTCCGGATACGGTTTACACGACATTAAAAAATAGTATCAAAGAGCAAGAAAGAAATAAGATTGCTATGAAAGTGATTCAAAACTATTATGATGACAAAATTTCTCGAATATTTCCTTCTTTAGAACTGGATGATCAAGATATTCCGACTAAAGAACTCTTTTCTAAAGCCATTGATTACTATGGAGATCAATTGACAGTTGACAATTTAATTCACTTAAAAGAAAGACCGCTGATTAAGTTTACACTAGAAGAACAACACATCGCAGTCGCGTACTTTACCGACTATGGAAAAGCTGGAAATCTCAACAACGATGAATCTATAGACGTTTCTTCTTTAACTATGAGTGAGGAATTGAAGACTATCCTAATAGATAGACCAGATTTGCACGATTTATTGCTCAATGAGTGTATCGAAACGGGAGTACTGACTGTAGAGCAAGCTGATACATTAAAAGAACAAAAAACGAGTGAATTTTCTTTTTCTCAACAAAAATCTATGCCTTCCAGTCAATTGTTGAACTATTTATTTAGACCTCAACAGTTAGATCAAATTCTGGCTTCATTAGATTACGAAGAAAGAGAAAAATTACGAGCGCTAGAAAAAGAACTGAAGAAAAAGAAACCTAAACGTTCTTTTAAAGGTCCAAAGCGTTGAAATAAAAGAATAAGGCAAAAATAGAGTACCTACACAAGGTAGATACTCTATTCAATAGAATTATTTATTGGAGGATTAGTGTACACAAAGGTTAACAAATGATGTAAGGCGTCACATGCCTCGTCAAAACTTAAGTTATTCGTATAATCCGTCTTATTTTGATAATTAGACCAGATTTGTCTCATTTCATCATTGGTTCGTATAAACTCCAACGTTTTTATATAATCTCGCATAATATTAGGTGTATTTCTCTTGTTACAAGTGGCGGTTAGGGCTTTTCTTAATAAATCATAGTCAATTCGACTAGGTTCTAATTTACTTAACATATAGACATCATAGAAATCTCTAGCTCGGGTATTGAACACACCACGATAGTAAATTGTTTGGATTTTTTCTGCTAAAATTGTTTCTATAGGGTAAGAAAGGATAGAAATTTCTTCTTCCTCAAACATTAATTTATGTTTATAGTGAATTTCTTTTGGAATAATGATGTCACCGGTTGTAATGTCTACTTTTATCGGAATAGCCATTGTTTGCAAACTGGCAACTATAGCTACTCTATAACCCGGATAGTCATCTTCTTCACGAATTTCTTGAATAGTTTGGAACTCGAATTGAATGTGATCTCCTATATCTAACTCACATAGCTCTAAGAATATCGTTTTTAGCACATCGGATGAAACAGTTGTACCGGTAATAGTCGTATCAATGTCCATAGTGGTCCGTTTGTCTACTCCAATAAGAGAACCAATCAAAAATCCACCTTTTAAAATAAAGGAATGCCTATATTTTGATTTACTGATTCTGACTAACATGCGTTCCAACATATAATTTCTCATAAGCATTTGTGCGTCTATTTGTTCTTTTTGAGCTTTATTTTTAATCTTAGTTTTCAACTGAATAGGGGTTTTTATACTAACACCTCCATATATTTTCTTAAGTCACGATCTACTTTAAATAGTTGTGCGTATTGCATTAATTTGATAAGATCTTTATCTTCTGTTGTTAAATAACGTTTAAGGGCATTAATTTGAACATCTTTATCAGTCCGATTGTTTTTTGAAAAGATGTCACAAATGGTTCTTTCCCTATCATAGACACGAATTGAGTTTCCATGTGGACTTTTCATAGTCATTAATCCAATTAAATAGTTGTCTCTTCTACTATGTTTAGCTAAGATATTATTTTCCTTTAAAGAAGGATTATTGTATCCCCTTGGAAAGGTCATATGGTAATCGAAAGGGGTCACATCAGTTAAATCATGAAGATAGAGAGCTGTTTCATGAGAATAAATGCCTTTTTTAAATCTTTTTTGCAAAATATAGTATTCATCAGGAAATTGATCAATCGCAACGTAAGAACCTGGACCAACTTTTTCTAAAATATTTTCATGGAATAATTTGAGTACATATTCTTTATGAATACCAGCCTTTTTAGCGTCTTGAAAAGTAACGGTCCCATTTTGCTCTTTTATCAATTGCAACAATAGTTTTGTTTTTGAATGTTCTTCTTTGTCTTTTATTTGCGTCATAAGCTCACCTCTTTTTGACGATTATACTACAATTATAACTTTTTGTAGTATAATCGTCAAACTAAGGATTTTAAATAGAATTTATCAATAAAAAGACCTGAGTTCAATGGTATAATGATGCGACTACTATCATTTGGAAAAGAGGTGTACTATTGAAAATTGGTTTGTTGCTTACCCGCGAGATTTATCAAGAATTAGAGAGACGCGGCCATTATCTAGGAATTTCTAAGACTTCTACTGTACTGTTGCATTTAGTCCTCTATGCAACTCAATTTAAAGAGGTGACCAAAGAAGAACTAGAAAATGAATTAGACAAGATTGAGGTAAGTCATCAGCAATTACAAGTCGAAATAAGTGACGTTATCCTTTTGAAGTATGACAATAGAAAAATGTATCTTTTAACCGTCAGAAAGTATTTATCCGCTTATTTAAGTTATGTTGTCAATCATACTAATTGGAAAAGTGAAGAAAAATCAGTTTTTAAAGCAGTCTCCACAACTTGTCTGTCACAAGAAACAGTCAATCAGTTAGCTTTATTTAAAGAACAAACGGGAATCCCGAATACAGCTCTTTTAAATTATGCTTTTACTTTAGATTATAGTGCACCTTCTGCTGAATGGGTTAGTAAAGAAAGTGATCGTGTTCAGCAAGGGATACAACTGACTAAATCAAGTTCTAAAAGGATTCAAGAACTATCAGATGAAACAGGTTATCCTAGAAATATCGTGCTTGAACAGCAATTAATAAAATTATTAGAGAATATAGTTAAATGAATGAGCAGAAGATTAGAAAAATTGATGTATGAAAGTTATCATATAAAGATAGATGAAAAAATCTATTTTTATATAATAACTTTTTTTGTTTTTTATGAAGGGAGGAAAAGGTATTTATATTGAAAAATGGTCTGGTATGAAAGAGAATTCTTCTATTTTACACAATCGACAAAAGGGAGTGATCCTAGACAAACAGTCCGTAACTCTTAGTCATTCAAAGAAAGAAGAACTGTTGAGAGAACAAGGAAAACCACTGGAAGCACTCAGAAAAGAAATCATTAAAAAGGAACTTTCACCAAATGTTGAGACGCGTTCTTATCTATTTGAACGATTTTTACAGCAGAATGGAAAGCCAGAACTTGTTGAAGAAGCAAGAACAGTAAAGATAGAAGAGTACGCCACTAAGCCTAATCAAGTCATGAGTGAACTTTCCTTTATTGGAGCGAGTCTTGCAGAAGGCTTTTTAGATTTTTATGGCATCCAATTAAGTAATGTAGTTGAAAAATATGAAAAGAGGCTACATATTATTGAGCTTGAGTCATTGGATCAAAATGAAAGTGGATTTTATATTGGGAAATTTACTGAAGGAAGTCTTGCTATC
This window encodes:
- a CDS encoding ArdC-like ssDNA-binding domain-containing protein: MNDFLVDDWFSSEEGTTIADQVEINLDRQRENHLQKDFPLFIAGNLELTVSKSTKNKMYQVTTFNHTGALSDHQENSLKGCLKYLKELNTYPLDKHLSSYFSQEGSIAMANQYKKSSEAEKKKEIDQLTEKMTTQVQTYTETPEQMTELLDFMSQFRDYSIRNQFMIRSQHKGANGVASYQRFKELGFPVQKGEKGIKIWVPMTVTQFKTKDGEWKNQTKATIEEKEWIKKNQSTDNVKTFTRFKLGTVFDVTQTHAKPEDYPAIFPNKKNQFDFGGKDLDLLNQSLLEYSNSTNIPIIKEPFRDSAAKGYYMPSTHSITLNTKNTETENVHTLIHELAHAEMHNNKKMKNKELTMQAAPVLEYQAEMTAYVVGKYYGLDTENHSLRYISNWTDNLEKVEDKITSLSEVKKASGKLIDQLDLIIEQTTESKQVLIPDKDEVIAKKLGFLTDQNNQNQYNQLKDTTLKINTIQPLKNNPNGKLTLYSIELVSKEQTFDYVMATGKDKKEIATTWVGEKTADEWLKEDVKYRVLDKDLNQELNTEKIKDLIKLAENEKVPMNIFSTQFNTDTKKVSSPSL
- the mobQ gene encoding MobQ family relaxase — translated: MAIYHLSAQLISRGKGQSAISSAAYRSGEKLYSERYGETKYYRRDVQPVTFLLKPNYAPEWCLNREQLWNEVEKIEKSSRAQLSREFNVALPIELSNSEQEKLTLNYCQKNFVDHGMVADISIHRDDEVNPHFHVMLTTRPFTNDGEWAAKSKREILTDEEGNVLYYPSGDKKSRKIRSTDWDTKERMQIWRESWATMANHSLKENGINQKISEKSYADLGEEKQPTIHEGFVAREMEAKGKNSDRIQINKEIKESNAKAAIVYTLKKDAEEIKDTETIVRSLSPTEKKEITRLSKELKTYISFDQIEDKKRMLNNWSNSARVNNLFKEDTKTLNLIESQMELVEKADSLILKESERLLKNYYPTIDQKNLSDYQVKTLANRTVKEDRVIQPEEVEKILEHSNQQELYHEVSKVVKRPYDSYSVYEEKNKLLNQTVVSIVEKYQVDFKDAKTVENLPDTVYTTLKNSIKEQERNKIAMKVIQNYYDDKISRIFPSLELDDQDIPTKELFSKAIDYYGDQLTVDNLIHLKERPLIKFTLEEQHIAVAYFTDYGKAGNLNNDESIDVSSLTMSEELKTILIDRPDLHDLLLNECIETGVLTVEQADTLKEQKTSEFSFSQQKSMPSSQLLNYLFRPQQLDQILASLDYEEREKLRALEKELKKKKPKRSFKGPKR
- a CDS encoding type IV toxin-antitoxin system AbiEi family antitoxin domain-containing protein — protein: MTQIKDKEEHSKTKLLLQLIKEQNGTVTFQDAKKAGIHKEYVLKLFHENILEKVGPGSYVAIDQFPDEYYILQKRFKKGIYSHETALYLHDLTDVTPFDYHMTFPRGYNNPSLKENNILAKHSRRDNYLIGLMTMKSPHGNSIRVYDRERTICDIFSKNNRTDKDVQINALKRYLTTEDKDLIKLMQYAQLFKVDRDLRKYMEVLV
- a CDS encoding AAA family ATPase; the encoded protein is MNIKKDKRRRKKSFPKIIFPNINYQELLNETNGIIKETIIPSVIIKEFQDNPQKQQWAKNGMELHKETDICSFCGNELTNNRYEELDNFFSDSVTILEKKILKFKEKLVNEKEKLLSLEPLSEKDFYIEYQRNIKELNYNIQQEKTIGILFIEKLITVIDKKSNSLFQKIEEIEEDLPNGFYLETEGINDIYKKIYLKNNQSAQNLDEKKDECRKELRKDVINDKLSQIEYEDNNYYDLNQRIDVLKEQLVEEKKILQESDEKIETLSKKIEKLGKNQKNEKNAANQINTYLNNRLGQDELHLDINKDKNNQYSFAIFRQGNPAYNLSEGEMTLISFAYYLASLKTLSEDERKKVIIVIDDPISSLDENNIFYIYSLISGEIISKDSDQIFITTHNLDFLKYVMRYKINAKQTKYLIINKSKEENGNWRSSITQMPKYMSSKVTEFNFLFEQIYTVAKDDINDKNYNVYYNFPNNARKFLEALLFFKYPSYIDEKNDSLWRFKKFFGEGIEETFINRINNEYSHGMDRFDRVSQKLNSSEFSKDATLILRTIKSKDYDQYESFLNNSKLSDCNWN
- a CDS encoding nucleotidyl transferase AbiEii/AbiGii toxin family protein; the protein is MLERMLVRISKSKYRHSFILKGGFLIGSLIGVDKRTTMDIDTTITGTTVSSDVLKTIFLELCELDIGDHIQFEFQTIQEIREEDDYPGYRVAIVASLQTMAIPIKVDITTGDIIIPKEIHYKHKLMFEEEEISILSYPIETILAEKIQTIYYRGVFNTRARDFYDVYMLSKLEPSRIDYDLLRKALTATCNKRNTPNIMRDYIKTLEFIRTNDEMRQIWSNYQNKTDYTNNLSFDEACDALHHLLTFVYTNPPINNSIE